A region of Streptomyces sp. R44 DNA encodes the following proteins:
- the ureA gene encoding urease subunit gamma, which produces MPLTPTERDRLLLFTAAQLARTRLERGLRLNVPEATALIADTVCEAARDGLHLAEALDRGRGVLGPDDVLPGVTDVVTEIQVEAVFDDGTRLAVVSAPFGDVEHGDGAPGAVLPHTDTLPEPEPLVTLWVRNAAAVPVSVTSHFHFFEANPRLDFDRAAAYGMRLAAPAGSSTRFDPGAVVEVGLVPMGGDRIAIGFAGLVDGPLDAPGAKAEALKRAAACGYLGAEGVER; this is translated from the coding sequence ATGCCTCTGACTCCCACCGAACGGGACCGGCTGCTGCTCTTCACCGCCGCCCAGCTCGCCCGGACCCGCCTGGAACGCGGGCTGCGGCTCAATGTGCCCGAGGCGACCGCGCTGATCGCCGACACGGTCTGCGAGGCCGCGCGTGACGGCCTCCACCTGGCCGAGGCCCTCGACCGCGGCCGCGGTGTCCTCGGCCCGGACGACGTCCTCCCCGGCGTCACCGACGTCGTGACGGAGATCCAGGTCGAGGCCGTGTTCGACGACGGCACCCGACTGGCCGTCGTCAGCGCGCCCTTCGGCGACGTGGAGCACGGCGACGGCGCCCCCGGGGCCGTACTGCCCCACACGGACACCCTGCCGGAGCCGGAACCGCTGGTCACCCTGTGGGTACGCAACGCGGCAGCCGTCCCGGTCAGCGTGACCTCGCACTTCCACTTCTTCGAGGCGAACCCGCGCCTCGACTTCGACCGGGCCGCCGCCTACGGCATGCGGCTCGCCGCCCCGGCCGGGTCGTCCACCCGGTTCGACCCCGGCGCCGTCGTCGAGGTCGGACTCGTACCGATGGGCGGCGACCGGATCGCCATCGGCTTCGCGGGCCTGGTCGACGGCCCGCTCGACGCGCCCGGCGCCAAGGCCGAGGCCCTGAAGCGCGCCGCCGCCTGCGGCTACCTCGGAGCGGAAGGGGTGGAGCGATGA
- a CDS encoding alpha-ketoglutarate-dependent dioxygenase AlkB: MISDEILSFALPTEEDLFAELSASACLEDVGKGRRGAVLTRIDETGGVPLVRTTTRYGSPTQRFRAAHERLAQRIQERAALSVGFNNALIESYTNAYTKMGSHSDQALDLADDSFIAVFSCYEHPDAGPPRKLVFESKESGGERFEIPLAHNSVVAFSVDSNRRLRHRIVLDAPAQAADNQWLGLTLRTAKTILRFRDGHAYLPQGVRLTSADEEQSRELYRLRRRENNETDFVYPPLTYTVSESDLMRPA, from the coding sequence ATGATCTCGGATGAGATCCTCTCGTTCGCTCTGCCGACCGAGGAGGATCTCTTCGCGGAGCTGTCCGCGTCGGCTTGCCTGGAAGACGTGGGGAAAGGCCGGCGAGGCGCCGTCCTCACCAGGATCGACGAGACGGGCGGTGTGCCTCTCGTCCGTACCACCACCCGGTACGGCAGCCCGACGCAGCGCTTCCGGGCGGCGCACGAACGGCTGGCGCAGCGCATCCAAGAACGTGCGGCGCTTTCGGTCGGCTTCAACAACGCTCTCATCGAGAGCTACACGAACGCCTACACCAAGATGGGCAGTCATTCCGACCAGGCCCTCGATCTGGCCGACGATTCGTTCATCGCCGTCTTCTCCTGCTACGAGCATCCCGACGCCGGCCCGCCGAGGAAGCTCGTCTTCGAGTCGAAGGAGTCCGGCGGCGAGAGGTTCGAGATCCCCCTCGCCCACAACAGCGTCGTCGCGTTCTCCGTCGACTCGAATCGGCGCCTCAGGCACAGAATCGTCTTGGACGCACCCGCGCAGGCTGCGGACAACCAATGGTTGGGCCTCACCCTTCGAACGGCGAAGACAATCCTCCGGTTTCGCGACGGCCACGCGTACCTCCCGCAGGGTGTGCGGCTCACGTCGGCCGACGAGGAGCAGAGCCGCGAGCTCTACCGACTGCGACGCCGCGAGAACAACGAGACGGACTTCGTCTACCCGCCGCTGACGTACACCGTCAGCGAGAGCGATCTGATGCGGCCCGCCTGA
- a CDS encoding TetR/AcrR family transcriptional regulator, translating to MASRSTQILEAAARVIARRGVRGLRVEELAAEAGVSTALIYYHFKDRAGILSKTLEFINDRAERYTTHRDPDAEPLSPREELDQTLLLELQDTTEVRENSSAWGELRASAVFDDLLREDLARATLTWVQEVAALLGHVRPMASAVALTASAERLTALLEGLSMRWLSGTLQIAHARTLMSAAIDAEIEGLGRP from the coding sequence ATGGCGTCTCGCAGCACTCAGATCCTGGAAGCCGCCGCCCGGGTGATCGCCCGGCGCGGCGTCCGCGGCCTGCGCGTGGAGGAGCTCGCGGCCGAGGCGGGCGTGTCCACCGCGCTCATCTACTACCACTTCAAGGACCGCGCCGGGATCCTGAGCAAGACGCTGGAGTTCATCAACGACCGCGCCGAGCGCTACACGACCCACCGCGATCCCGACGCCGAACCGCTCAGCCCGCGCGAGGAACTCGACCAGACGCTCCTCCTCGAACTCCAGGACACGACCGAGGTCAGGGAGAACAGCAGCGCCTGGGGCGAGTTGAGGGCGAGCGCCGTCTTCGACGACCTCCTGCGTGAGGACCTGGCGCGGGCCACCCTCACCTGGGTCCAGGAGGTGGCGGCCCTGCTCGGCCACGTCAGGCCGATGGCCTCGGCCGTCGCCCTAACGGCCTCGGCCGAGCGGCTCACCGCCCTCCTGGAGGGCCTGAGCATGCGCTGGCTCAGCGGCACGCTCCAGATCGCCCACGCCCGGACCCTGATGAGCGCAGCCATCGACGCCGAGATCGAAGGGCTGGGCCGCCCGTGA
- a CDS encoding 7TM domain-containing protein, producing MQDLLKYEESAAGEERPSGAHRARRLRVPVFVKVLGAVACLSFLLLAVLGSPDRPLSRSGEVIGEREMVRISGPTGRSTEVLALIDTGASASSVDTSLAKELGFDLDAAPRITVGSALGREKRPVVDSTVRLAGRSFVAKLSVNNRSKRETPVLLGRQEVQGLQVAVGKRLLTQPDSIAAPSALRILFAKAPAIDPVSMMALLPLAALLIVVLRVVVGLNTLGTFSPVLLALAYAQAGLPLGVPLTLVMFALGFALQPLLRRLHLPRVARLGVLIAVVTSGLIAAQLGLGSLGLSDSWGMSLPVVVTAIVTERLWEAWDLDGFRAAASGAALTMGTAVLVALLLLTPYVREVAEAVPLQLAIVCAVWTSIVGTYRGLRLSELFRFAPAAKRQEARA from the coding sequence ATGCAAGACCTGCTGAAGTACGAAGAGAGCGCCGCCGGCGAGGAACGGCCGTCCGGCGCCCACCGCGCAAGGCGCCTGAGGGTGCCCGTGTTCGTGAAGGTCCTCGGGGCCGTGGCCTGTCTGAGCTTCCTGCTCCTCGCGGTGCTCGGCTCCCCCGACCGGCCCCTGAGCCGGTCGGGGGAGGTCATCGGCGAACGGGAGATGGTGCGCATCAGCGGGCCGACGGGACGCAGCACCGAGGTCCTCGCGCTGATCGACACCGGTGCGTCGGCGTCGTCGGTGGACACCTCGCTGGCGAAGGAGCTCGGTTTCGACCTCGACGCGGCGCCCAGGATCACCGTGGGTTCGGCGCTCGGCCGGGAGAAGCGCCCGGTGGTCGACAGCACCGTGCGGCTGGCCGGCCGGTCGTTCGTCGCCAAGCTCAGCGTCAACAACCGCTCCAAGCGCGAGACCCCCGTCCTGCTCGGCCGGCAGGAGGTGCAGGGTCTTCAGGTGGCGGTGGGCAAGCGGCTGCTCACGCAGCCCGATTCGATCGCCGCGCCGTCGGCCCTGCGGATCCTGTTCGCCAAGGCCCCGGCGATCGACCCCGTGTCCATGATGGCGCTGCTGCCTCTGGCGGCCCTGCTGATCGTGGTGCTCCGGGTGGTCGTCGGGCTGAACACGCTGGGCACGTTCAGCCCGGTGCTGCTGGCCCTCGCGTACGCGCAGGCCGGCCTGCCCCTGGGCGTACCCCTGACGCTCGTGATGTTCGCACTCGGATTCGCCCTCCAGCCCCTGCTGCGCCGACTGCACCTGCCGCGGGTCGCCCGGCTCGGCGTGCTGATCGCGGTGGTCACCTCGGGCCTGATCGCCGCGCAGCTCGGTCTGGGCAGTCTCGGGCTCTCCGACTCGTGGGGGATGTCGCTGCCGGTCGTGGTCACGGCGATCGTCACCGAACGTCTGTGGGAGGCATGGGACCTCGACGGTTTCCGGGCCGCGGCTTCGGGGGCCGCCCTGACCATGGGCACGGCCGTGCTGGTGGCGCTGCTCCTCCTGACGCCGTACGTGCGCGAGGTCGCGGAGGCCGTACCTCTCCAGCTCGCGATCGTGTGCGCCGTATGGACGTCGATCGTGGGAACGTACCGCGGACTTCGTCTGAGCGAGCTCTTCCGGTTCGCTCCCGCGGCCAAGCGGCAGGAGGCGAGGGCGTGA